One Corythoichthys intestinalis isolate RoL2023-P3 chromosome 9, ASM3026506v1, whole genome shotgun sequence DNA window includes the following coding sequences:
- the tmem167b gene encoding protein kish-B, giving the protein MTNVYSFDGILVFGLLFICTCAYFKKVPRLNSWLLSEKKGVWGVFYKAAVIGTRLHISVAISCVIMAFYLIFLK; this is encoded by the exons ATGACAAATG TGTACTCTTTCGATGGGATCCTGGTGTTTGGGCTGCTCTTCATCTGCACGTGTGCATACTTCAAGAAGGTACCTCGCCTCAACAGCTGGCTGCTCTCGGAGAAAAAGGGAGTGTGGGGAGTCTTTTACAAAG CTGCAGTCATCGGGACACGTCTTCATATATCGGTGGCCATCTCCTGTGTGATCATGGCGTTCTATTTGATCTTCCTGAAATGA